A region of the Caballeronia sp. TF1N1 genome:
CGAGACGCTCGCCGCACGCGCCAGAGACGCGGAAATAGAACCACTGCGCGAAATCGGCGTGAGAATCCGGACGCACGCGCAAACGAATATCGGACGGGTTGGTCGCGTCGACGACTTCGATTGCGCCCGCATCGAAATGACTTGAAATTGAAATGCTCATGATGAATTCCTTGATGCAGACACTTTAATCCGCGACGCGGCGGCGAAAAACATAAGTCGTATCGTTCGATGCCTTCGCGTCGAACGCATACCCGTCACTGTCGAAGTCCTTGAGCCCTTCCGGCTCGTCGATGCGGTTCTTCACCGCATAGCGCGCCATCAAACCGCGCGCGCGTTTCGCATGAAAACTGATGATCTTGTAGCGTCCGCCCTTCCAGTCCTCGAACACGGGCGCGACCACCGGCACGTCGAGAAGCCGCGGCTTCACCGACTTGAAGTATTCCCCCGACGCACAATTCACGAGCACGCGCGCGCCGCGCTGTTTCCTGAATTGCTCGTTGAGCGCGGCCGTGATGCGCTCGCCCCAGAACGCGTAAAGATCCTTGCCGCGTGCGTTCGGAAACTTGGTGCCCATTTCAAGGCGATAAGGCTGCAATAGGTCGAGTGGTCGCAGGAGCCCATAAAGCCCGGACAAAACACGCACATGATTCTGCGCGTAGTCGAGATCGGCCGAAGACAGCGTCTTCGCGGCGAAGCCTTCGTAGACGTCGCCATTGAAGGCGAGCACGGCCTGCTTCGAATTGGTCTCGTCGAAACGCTTCGACCATTCGGCATAACGCTGGAAGTTGAGCGTCGCGAGCTGGTCCGAGATGCCCATCATTCCGCCGATCTGTTGCGGCGAAAGATGACGCAGACCCTTGATGAGTTCGGCGGCGTCATCGACGAACTCGGGCAGCGTGTGCTTGCGGATATGCGGCGGCGTCTCGTAGTCGAGCGATTTGGCAGGCGATAGAACGATTATCATGGAGGCTCGCCGTCAAACGAGCGGCGATCATAGGCATAAACCCCCAATTGTATCGAATGGAAAATTCCGCCGCGCTGCCCGTGCAAGCGCTCACGCCCGCCTCCGCCTTACGCGTGGTGCTCGATTCCAACGTGTGGATCGACATCCTCGTATTCGACGATCCCGCCACGCGCCCGATTCGCGCCGCGCTCGAAGCAGGCACGCTCGAAGCGCTGATCGATCCGCGGTGTCTCACCGAACTCACGCGCGTGCTCGACTATCCGCAGTTCGTGCGCTTGAACGTCGAC
Encoded here:
- the yaaA gene encoding peroxide stress protein YaaA; protein product: MIIVLSPAKSLDYETPPHIRKHTLPEFVDDAAELIKGLRHLSPQQIGGMMGISDQLATLNFQRYAEWSKRFDETNSKQAVLAFNGDVYEGFAAKTLSSADLDYAQNHVRVLSGLYGLLRPLDLLQPYRLEMGTKFPNARGKDLYAFWGERITAALNEQFRKQRGARVLVNCASGEYFKSVKPRLLDVPVVAPVFEDWKGGRYKIISFHAKRARGLMARYAVKNRIDEPEGLKDFDSDGYAFDAKASNDTTYVFRRRVAD